TCTTCGGTTCGCGCACCTGGGACAGGATTTCCAGCTGCAGTTTCGGATCGATGTTCCCGAGGAAGACATAGCGGGATTCCCGGTACGATGCAGGAAGGACGGGGGCGAAATTCTCGAACACGTTCAGGTCGGTATTTACCGTGTGTGCGATGTTCAGGTCGTACTCGTAAAACCCCTTCCAGTGGAAGGTGACCCCATCCGCGACCTTCAGCCCCTGGAGGTCGATCTTCCGTGCGGAGAGCATGTCGAGCGTTCCCTTCGGGAAATCCCGTCCCACGATCGAGACGAGGCGCACGGGAGTCAGGTAGCTCGCCGCGAGGGAGAAGTAGGTCGCCGACCCGCCGACCACACGCACCACCTCGCCGAAGGGCGACTTGATACTGTCGAGCGCCATCGACCCTACGACCAGAAGGCTCATGCTTCGCTCCCCGTGATTCCATGAATATAAAACTGTACCTCTATGATAACGCAGGGGGAGGAAAAGAAGGACGGGGAGATCCGAACGGATTCACCCGGGGTCATCGGAAGAGGACGTCGGCAAGGAGAGCGAGGAGCAGCAGCGTCAGGTAGACGATCGAAGCGGCAAACGCGCGGTCGAAGCGACGGGTCACCACGGTGTCCCGGTAGAAGACGGCGAGAAAGCCCACCCCGAGCAGAAAAGCCGCCCATCCGAAGCGAGCGGAAAGGTACCCAAGAGCCCAGAGCGACAAGGAAAGGGGGAGCAGCGCCGCCGCATACAGGAAGATCAGCACCATGGTGTACGGCTCGCCGAACGCCACGGGGAGGACCGGGACGCCCGCAGCGCGATATTCCGCCTGGTGGCGCAGCGCCAGGGCCCAGAAGTGGGGCGGCTGCCAGAGGACGAGGATCAGGAACAGGAGTACGCCGTCCATGCCGAGACCCGGATTCACGGCGGCGTACCCGATGAGGACCGGCAAGGCGCCTGGGATAGAGCCGGGGATCGTCCCGTACGGCGAGCGGCGCTTCCATACCAGCGTGTACAGGACCGCATATCCTGCCGCTGCCGCGGCAAGGAGAAAGCACGTCGTGGCGTTGAGGAACCGGACCGACAGCAGCAGCGAGGCGGCGATCGCCGCAATCCCCGCTGCCGCGACTTTCCCGACCCCGAAGGCCAGAAGGGCGGCGGTCCGGCGGTTCAGGCGCGGCATCTTCTCGTCGATCCCTGCGTCAAGAACCGTATTGAGGGCGGCGGACCCACCCGCCGCCGCGAGGATGCAGGCCAGCGTGAGCAGCGCCTTCCCGGGCGGGGGAACACCCCTCCGGGCGAGCACCATCCCGGAGAAGCCGGCCAAGGTCACCGCCGCGACAATTCCGGGCTTGACCAGCAGGATCGCGGACGGTTTTTCCGGTGGGATCAGTTCCGGGGCAGGGATAGTTCCGACCCTTTCGCGTTGGCCGCGTTCACCCACAGGCGGGCCAGGACCGACAGTATCCC
The Candidatus Deferrimicrobium sp. genome window above contains:
- a CDS encoding protoheme IX farnesyltransferase, encoding MTLAGFSGMVLARRGVPPPGKALLTLACILAAAGGSAALNTVLDAGIDEKMPRLNRRTAALLAFGVGKVAAAGIAAIAASLLLSVRFLNATTCFLLAAAAAGYAVLYTLVWKRRSPYGTIPGSIPGALPVLIGYAAVNPGLGMDGVLLFLILVLWQPPHFWALALRHQAEYRAAGVPVLPVAFGEPYTMVLIFLYAAALLPLSLSLWALGYLSARFGWAAFLLGVGFLAVFYRDTVVTRRFDRAFAASIVYLTLLLLALLADVLFR